The DNA segment AGGTAGTGAATGCCCAGCCCATCAGGCTGATCAGCACCGGGACGGTGCGCCGTGATGCAGTAACCATGTCACGCCGATAGGTAATGCTGTGCTTGATAATAAACAGGAAGATCGCGGCAAAAATTCCGCCTAACAGCGGCGAGATAACCCAGCTGGCGACGATCCGACCAACCGTGCTCCAGTTGGCTATCTCCCAGCCAGCCGCCGCGATCCCGGCGCCCAGCACCCCGCCGACGATGGAGTGGGTAGTGGAAACCGGGGCGCCGATAGCGGTGGCGATGTTCAGCCAGAGGGCAGCGCCCAGCAGGGCGGCCATCATCAGCCAGATAAATACCTCGGCATCGGGCAGCATCTCGGGCTGGATGATGCCGCTGCCAATGGTGCTGACGACCGCTCCCCCGGCGATGATGGCACCGGCGGCCTCGAAGATGGCGGCGATTACCACCGCCGTGCCCAGACGCATCGCCCGGGCGCCAACCGCCGGGCCGACATTGTTGGCTACATCGTTGGCACCGATGTTCAGGGCCATGTAGGCGCCAAAGGCAGCCGCAGCTACCAGGCTCAGGCTGAGGTAGCCATGCTGCAGCCAGGTGTAGCTGACAACAGCCAGAATAAAGATGGCCGATGTCAGTAATCGCAGGTACTCGATACGGCCGGGTCGGGCGCTGTAGTGTCGGTTCATACGCGTAACTCACATAAAAGTTAGGATAGTATTAAAAAACCATAAGAAAACTGTTAAGACACCACGAGCATAGCGCAGAAACAGTTTGCATGTACATGCTGTGACAGAGTTTTTTTGGTGTGTTAGGGTAGAGAAGAGAGAGGGATGCTATGAAAAATATACTTACTGGATGCACTGTTGCAGTTTTTCTGCTGCTTTTGCCGGGACTGACGTTTGCCGGCGGACAGCAGGAGGATGCAGCGCTATCTATTGCTTTCGAGGATGATGCCCGGCAATTCATCTCGCCAACCGGGGATGGAGTCCAGGATACCCTGGAGCTTTCGCCAATCGCGGTACGCGGGGAGGGGCAGGCTATCCGCAGTTACGAGCTGACGGTCTACGGTACGACCGGCGAGCTTGATGGCCAGGCTGTCTATCGACAGGCAGAGCTGGAAACCCGTGAGCGCGGATTCTTTGGCCGTGTGTTCAATGTGGGTGAGGTGCCCAGCCTTGAACTGCCGTCACAGCTGGTCTGGGATGGCAGCTTTCTGGTCGGTGATGAGCGTGACGGCAGCATAGTGCCGGACGGTGATTACCTGTATCAGCTGCGGATCACCGATGCCGAGGGGCGCAGTTTTACCACCCCGCCTGCCCGGGTAACGGTAGATACAGAGGCGCCGGTTATCGAGTCGGTCGAGCCCGGGTTTACCCTGTTTGCCCCCACCGGGGACGGTCGGCGCGACGAGTTGGTGATTACCCAGCGCGGCTCGCGTGAGTATATCTGGCGCGGGGTTTTTGCCGACAGTGACGGCGAGCCGGTGCGGGAGTTCGAGCAGATCAATACCAGCAGCCGACTGGTAAACGATCAGGAACCGCCGGAAATAACCTGGGACGGCAGTGATGCCGACGGCACCCCGGTGCCCGACGGCGTCTACAGCTATACCCTGATCGGTCTGGATCGCGCCGGCAACCGTACCGAGCGTCAGATCGAGGAGATCACGATCGATCGTGAGGCGGAGTTTCTGGCTTTGGCTGCCGAGTACGAGGTGTTTGCACCGGGCACCGGCGGCGAACGGGATCAGCTGCCGCTGATGCCGCAGGTGTTCGAGCCGGAAGGCATTGAGCGGTGGCAGCTCGAGGTCCGCAACGATGAGGATGCCCTGGTCCGGCGTCTGTCCGGCGAGATGCCGCTGCCCGAGCAGATTCTGTTTGATGGTCGCGGCAGCCTGTCACGGCCGGAGGCTGCCAGCCCGCCGGTACTGCCGGATGGCGCCTATACTGCGCAACTGGTGGTGCTGCATCAGGACGGGTACCAGGAGCGCTCGGATGCCGTGAGCTTCGAAATCGACACCACCCCGCCACAGGCATCGGTCGAACCGCTGCGCCGGGTGTTCAATCCGGAGGCCGATGACGAACGTGCCCAGCTGCAGTTCTCGCAGACATCCTCGGTAGAGGAAACGACCTGGACCGGCCGGATTCTTGATCGAAGCGGGACGACGGTGAGAACCTTCGAGTGGGAGAATCAGGCCGAGGATTTTGCCTGGGACGGCCTGACCGACGATGATCAGCAGGCACCGGACGGGATGTACAGCTACCGGATAGAGGCAACCGACCTTGCCGGCAACACCGGCTCGACCGAGGTCTCGGGGCTGCGCCTGGACACTATCTCGGACGGCGCGCGGGTGTATTTTTCTCCGGAGGCCATCAGTCCGCAGGAGGTTTTCGAGGACAAGATTGCCGACGATGCCGAGCCAGCTGCCGACCCGGACGCCAATCCGGATGCCGACGACAGCGAGCTGGAGGACGGCGCAGCGGTCCAGGTCGGGATCGAGATCGAAAACCGTGATGATATCCAGTCCTGGGCCCTGGAGTTCCAGCATCTGGAGCGCGGTGAGACGGCGCGTATAACCGGCGAGGGCAGTGTGCCCGAGAGTGTGGTATGGGATGGCCGCCTGGATGACGGCCGCATTATAGACGGTGAGTACCTGGTCCGGTTTGTACTGCAGTATCCCGATCAGGTCGAGGTTGCGCCGACAGCCGAGGACTATCTTATTGTAGACACCCGCGGTCCCGAGCTTACCCTGGAGGTCAGCCCCGAGGAGTTCTCGCCGGATCCCGATATGGAGGATACCGAGATCACGGTGTCGCTGCTGGTGTCTGACCGGTGGAGCGATGTCGAGTACTGGAGTGTCGAGATCCTGGATCCGCAGGGCAACCGCTTTCAGTATTGGGAGGGCTCCGGCGATGCCGAAGAGACCATCGTCTGGGATGCCCGGGACGAAAACGGCGAGCTTGTCCTGTCGGCGGTGGAGTATGTAGTTATCCTGCGTGCCCGCGACAGCCTGGGGAATGAATCGATGCAGACCCGTGCGATCAGCACCGATGTGATGGTAATCCGCGACGGCGATATCCTGCGGATCAATATCCCGAGCATCGTGTTTGAACCCTTTGCTGATGATCTGTTCGAGCGGGAGAACCGTACGCTGCTGGAAAACATCCGAATCCTGCAGCGGCTGTCGGACATCCTCAAGTCCTACCCGGACCATGCCGTGCAGATTGGCGGGCATGCGGTGAGCATCCTGTACTACGACGAGGATCTGGCGCGGCGGGAGCAGGAACAGACCCTGCTGCCCCTGAGCCGCCGCCGGGCACGGGAGGTACGCAAGGCCCTGGGGATCCTTGGCGTCGAGCTTGAGCGTATGACCGCCCGCGGGTTTGGCGGGGCCGAACCGGTGGTGCCGCACAGCGATACCGAGAATCGCTGGAAGAACCGCCGGGTCGAGGTGATTATGACGCCGAACCAGTAAGGTTGTACGAGGCTTTACCGGAAAGCTGTCTGCCGTTGGGCAGGCAGCTTTTTTTCGCTGGATTACCCCGGGGCTTCCTGCTACACTTTCGCTATGAAGCGAATAATGCATATGCTGCTGGCGATGCTGGCGGTTGGTTTTACTGGCGGCTGCGCCAATGATGCACAGCAGACCGACATCGACCGCTCGCAGGAGCAGCTTGCCAATCTGCAGTACCCGATACTGCTGGTGGATGGATTGGCGCGGCGTGGTGATGTAGGGGCACTGGCCACCTTCGATACAGCCCTGGATCATCTGCAGGATCTGGGCGCTGCGGTGTTCATGAACTCCCGGGATGCATTTGGCTCTATCGAAAGCAATGCCGAACTGCTTGCCAGGGATGTCGACCGGGTACTGCAGGAAACCGGTGCCGAAAAGCTGCACATTATTGCCCATTCCAAGGGCGGGCTTGATTCCCGCTATCTGATCAGCAATCTCGGTTATCATGACCGGATCGCCACCCTGGTGACAATTGCTACCCCTCATCGGGGTACGGCGGTAGCCGATTACATCGAAGACAATCTGGGAGAAGCCGAAGAGGTGGTTGCCCGTGCCGTTAACTGGTTTGCCGGTCTGCTGGGGGATGTTACCCCCGATGCCGAGTCGGCAGCCCATCAGCTCACCACCAGCTACATGCAGCAGTTCAACCGTGATGTGGTGAACCAGCCGGAGGTTCGCTACATCAGCTATGCTGCGGTTATCGACAGCAGCTATCCGAACCCGATCTGGGCGCGGATGGCCCGCCAGCTAGGCGAAACCGAGGGGCCGAATGACGGCCTGGTGTCGGTGCGTTCTGCTCGCTGGGGGGAGTTCCGCGGGGTAGTGAACGAACTCTACGGCGTGGAACAGGTGAGCCATCGGGATGTCGTGGGGATGAACGATATCTGGAACAATATGGGATTCCCGCATCTGCGGTTTATTACCGACGTGGTGCTGGAGCTGGAACGGTAATCGTCGGGCGGCAGCGGCGCGTAAACGGAGGAAGATGGTGAGTAAGCGGCATAGGATGCGGGTGAGGGATGGGGTGCGGCTGCTGGTGCTGATAGCAGCGGCGGCAGTGCTGTGGGGCTGCGGCGCTGAGGAACGTGCGGGCGAGGCGGCTGGCATTGGCGCAACCCGCCGGGGCGATCTGCCCGAGTTCTCCAGCCGGGATCCGATTGCTGATTCACCGGTGCAGTATTTCCTGGCAGCCGATGGTGCTGCGGCAGCACAAGGCTATATCCGCTCGGATGGCGGCCCGTTCGAGATTCTCGAGTTTGGCCCGCAGGGTGAGCTCCCGACCGAGGTGCGTCGCCCGACCGTGTTTGTGGTATTCAGCCAGCCGATGGTCCCGTTGACCCGACTGGGCCAGCGCATGAGCCAGAACGCACTGATGCAGATCGAACCCGAGCTGCCCGGCACCTTTCGCTGGATGGGCTCCCGGATCCTCAGCTTCCAGCCTGACCTGGCGATGGATGCCCAGCTTGAGTACCGGGTGACCGTTCCCGCCGATGCCCCGGCACTGACAGGTCAGCAGCTGGGGCAGGCCTTCAGTTTCAGTTTTTTCCGTGAACCACTGGATTTTGTCGGCATGTTTCCTGGCAGCCCGGAATCCGAAACCGTGATCGACCCCGATGATGCCCCGCCTGCCGTGACCGATGAGATTACCGTGCTGTTTACCTACCCGGTAGATATGGAGTTTATCCAGGAGTATCTGCGGGTGAGGGTAGAGGGGGCACCGGAGAGTGAGCTGCCGTTCAGCCTGCGGCGACCGACATCCGGGGAGCCCCGCCGCATCGAACGGACGGTGGTACTGCAGCTGGAGCAGGAGCTGCCGGTGGACAGCACTATCCTGGTTGAACTGCTGCCAGGGGCACGTTCCCGACAGGAATACCGCGGGCGTACCGAGACTGCGGTACGGCGGTTTCACACCCTGCGGCCCTTCCGGTTTCGTTCGGCCGAGACCTACTCCCGTCATCAGGTTCGCTCGCCTGCAGCCGACGCCAATCCGGTGTTCCTGCGCTTCTCGCATCCGCTGGCCGATCAGGACTGGAACGAGGTGCTGCGGGTGGATCTGCCGGTGGCGGATCTGAATCCGCATGTGGATCTGTATGGCGACACCCTGCGTCTGAGTGACCTGCCGGTAGCGTACGACAGCAGCTACACCATCGAGCTGCTGTCCGGGCTTGCCGACATCCATGGGCGGCCTCTGGCACTGATGCCGGTAGGTCGAACCCGGGTAGTAGAGGAT comes from the Spirochaeta africana DSM 8902 genome and includes:
- a CDS encoding FlgD immunoglobulin-like domain containing protein, which encodes MKNILTGCTVAVFLLLLPGLTFAGGQQEDAALSIAFEDDARQFISPTGDGVQDTLELSPIAVRGEGQAIRSYELTVYGTTGELDGQAVYRQAELETRERGFFGRVFNVGEVPSLELPSQLVWDGSFLVGDERDGSIVPDGDYLYQLRITDAEGRSFTTPPARVTVDTEAPVIESVEPGFTLFAPTGDGRRDELVITQRGSREYIWRGVFADSDGEPVREFEQINTSSRLVNDQEPPEITWDGSDADGTPVPDGVYSYTLIGLDRAGNRTERQIEEITIDREAEFLALAAEYEVFAPGTGGERDQLPLMPQVFEPEGIERWQLEVRNDEDALVRRLSGEMPLPEQILFDGRGSLSRPEAASPPVLPDGAYTAQLVVLHQDGYQERSDAVSFEIDTTPPQASVEPLRRVFNPEADDERAQLQFSQTSSVEETTWTGRILDRSGTTVRTFEWENQAEDFAWDGLTDDDQQAPDGMYSYRIEATDLAGNTGSTEVSGLRLDTISDGARVYFSPEAISPQEVFEDKIADDAEPAADPDANPDADDSELEDGAAVQVGIEIENRDDIQSWALEFQHLERGETARITGEGSVPESVVWDGRLDDGRIIDGEYLVRFVLQYPDQVEVAPTAEDYLIVDTRGPELTLEVSPEEFSPDPDMEDTEITVSLLVSDRWSDVEYWSVEILDPQGNRFQYWEGSGDAEETIVWDARDENGELVLSAVEYVVILRARDSLGNESMQTRAISTDVMVIRDGDILRINIPSIVFEPFADDLFERENRTLLENIRILQRLSDILKSYPDHAVQIGGHAVSILYYDEDLARREQEQTLLPLSRRRAREVRKALGILGVELERMTARGFGGAEPVVPHSDTENRWKNRRVEVIMTPNQ
- a CDS encoding esterase/lipase family protein, with translation MKRIMHMLLAMLAVGFTGGCANDAQQTDIDRSQEQLANLQYPILLVDGLARRGDVGALATFDTALDHLQDLGAAVFMNSRDAFGSIESNAELLARDVDRVLQETGAEKLHIIAHSKGGLDSRYLISNLGYHDRIATLVTIATPHRGTAVADYIEDNLGEAEEVVARAVNWFAGLLGDVTPDAESAAHQLTTSYMQQFNRDVVNQPEVRYISYAAVIDSSYPNPIWARMARQLGETEGPNDGLVSVRSARWGEFRGVVNELYGVEQVSHRDVVGMNDIWNNMGFPHLRFITDVVLELER